One region of Streptococcus salivarius genomic DNA includes:
- a CDS encoding 16S rRNA pseudouridine(516) synthase produces MRLDKLLGQAGYGSRNQVKKLIRSRQVYVDGILADRDNLNVDASLQTITVSGKELEHTPEVYYLMNKPAGVVSARKDKKHQTVIDLIKPEDQRDGLYPVGRLDRDTEGLVLITNNGPLGFAMLHPRYHVAKTYYVEVNDVLGPDAPAFFESGVVFEDGTVCKSAQLEILSSASDKSSAHITISEGKFHQVKKMFLAYGVKVTYLKRISFGAFKLDEGIAVGSYRALTEAEKVILRTYLG; encoded by the coding sequence ATGCGTTTAGACAAATTATTAGGACAGGCGGGCTATGGTTCCCGCAATCAGGTCAAGAAGCTCATTCGTAGCCGTCAAGTTTATGTAGATGGTATCTTGGCGGATCGAGATAATCTAAATGTGGATGCTAGTCTTCAAACCATCACGGTTTCTGGTAAGGAACTGGAGCATACGCCAGAAGTTTACTATCTCATGAATAAACCAGCAGGTGTAGTGTCAGCTCGAAAGGACAAGAAGCACCAAACAGTCATTGATTTGATTAAGCCTGAAGATCAGCGAGACGGTCTCTATCCTGTGGGCCGATTGGATAGAGATACGGAGGGTTTGGTGCTGATTACCAACAATGGGCCTCTGGGCTTTGCCATGCTTCACCCCCGCTATCATGTAGCTAAGACTTATTATGTTGAGGTCAATGATGTTCTTGGGCCTGATGCACCTGCATTTTTTGAGTCGGGTGTTGTCTTTGAGGATGGTACTGTTTGTAAATCAGCTCAGCTAGAAATTCTAAGTTCTGCGAGTGACAAGAGTAGTGCTCACATTACGATTTCGGAAGGTAAATTTCATCAAGTGAAAAAGATGTTCTTGGCTTATGGAGTCAAGGTGACCTATCTTAAGCGGATTTCTTTTGGAGCATTTAAGCTTGATGAAGGGATAGCAGTAGGTTCCTACAGAGCCTTAACGGAAGCGGAAAAAGTGATTTTGCGTACTTATTTGGGCTAG
- a CDS encoding amidohydrolase, whose protein sequence is MTEAFYDHLAKTRHQIHQHPEVSEEEHDTTVFLKGYLKNLGIEPLNYPLKTGLIAEIGSGYPIIALRADIDALPIKEKTGLPYASDNGAMHACGHDFHQTSLLGAAQLLKEREAELKGTVRLIFQPAEENFQGAYQVIEAGGLDGVSAIIGYHNNPHLKPGQIGLRSGAIMAGVEQFRVDVKGVSSHAARPDLGVDTVLVTTTIINNLQQIVARTVSPFESAVLSVTHIEVGNTWNVLPAAGFFEGTIRTFEPKVREDVIARFEKVVQATADQFGAQVDITWGNSPYVTYNDQTLTPLIFENSKAFAEVIETLPSTGGEDFAAYQKEIPGVFAFVGPNGEENAPDWHHDDFLVKDEALPVAVSYYVENALFLLDYFKEKGK, encoded by the coding sequence ATGACAGAAGCATTTTATGATCATTTAGCAAAGACGCGTCATCAGATTCACCAACATCCAGAGGTTTCTGAGGAGGAGCATGATACGACAGTCTTTTTGAAAGGTTATTTGAAAAATCTAGGTATTGAGCCTTTAAATTATCCCTTGAAGACGGGACTCATCGCTGAGATTGGGTCAGGTTATCCGATTATTGCTTTACGTGCTGATATTGATGCCCTACCGATTAAGGAAAAGACAGGACTTCCTTATGCCAGCGACAATGGGGCCATGCATGCTTGTGGTCATGATTTTCACCAGACCTCTCTTCTCGGAGCTGCTCAGCTTTTAAAAGAAAGAGAAGCCGAGCTTAAGGGGACCGTTCGATTGATTTTTCAACCAGCCGAGGAAAATTTCCAAGGGGCCTATCAGGTCATTGAAGCGGGTGGTCTTGACGGTGTGTCAGCTATCATCGGTTATCACAATAATCCTCACTTGAAACCTGGTCAGATTGGTCTTCGTTCGGGAGCTATCATGGCAGGTGTGGAGCAGTTTAGGGTTGATGTTAAAGGTGTTTCGTCCCATGCTGCCCGTCCTGATTTGGGTGTGGATACGGTCTTGGTCACTACGACCATCATCAACAATTTACAACAGATTGTTGCTCGTACGGTATCGCCCTTTGAATCAGCAGTATTGTCAGTTACTCATATCGAAGTTGGAAATACCTGGAATGTCCTTCCGGCAGCAGGCTTTTTTGAAGGAACGATTCGTACCTTTGAGCCTAAGGTTCGTGAAGATGTCATTGCTCGCTTTGAAAAAGTTGTTCAGGCGACAGCTGACCAGTTTGGTGCTCAAGTTGACATTACTTGGGGTAATTCACCTTACGTGACCTACAATGACCAGACACTCACACCACTCATCTTTGAAAATTCTAAGGCCTTTGCAGAAGTGATTGAAACTTTGCCATCAACAGGGGGCGAAGACTTTGCGGCCTATCAAAAGGAAATACCAGGAGTCTTTGCCTTTGTTGGCCCAAATGGTGAAGAAAATGCACCAGACTGGCACCATGATGATTTTCTTGTGAAAGATGAGGCCTTGCCAGTAGCTGTGAGTTACTATGTGGAAAACGCCCTTTTCCTACTTGACTATTTTAAGGAGAAAGGCAAATGA